The nucleotide sequence CCGCGACCGCGCGCTCATCTGCGAGGTCTCCGACTTCAGCAGCACGGCACCGCATCTGCGCCGGGCCCGCGCGCTCGACGAGGGCGGCCGCGGCCTCTTCCTGGTGGCCCAACTCGCCCAGCGCTGGGGCACTCGCCTGGAGGTCCATGGCAAGACCATCTGGGCCGAGCAGGATCTCTCCGACGACTGAGCCGGCGCCGGGGCGCCACCCCCAACCCCCCGCCGACTGCGGTCGCGTTCGGAGTGCCCGGATGAGACCGTGGAGGACAGGGCGACTCGTCTCCCACAGCAGGCGGCACGTGCCGCCCTCGCAGCGGGGCCGCAGGACATGACGGCCGCGCCACCATCCATCCACCATCTCTCGCGGCCTGGGCCGGGTGACGGCAGTGGGCGCATGCATGTGGTGGTGAGACGAGGAGTGATCATGAAAGCAGCTGTATACGAAGGACCGCGGAACGTCACGGTCGAGGAGAAGCCCGACCCGAGGATCGAGCACCCCTGCGACGCGATCGTCAAAATCACCACCACCAATATCTGCGGCTCCGATCTGCACATGTACGAAGGGCGTACGTCGTTCGAGAAGGGCCGCATCTTCGGGCACGAGAACCTGGGGCAGGTCATCGAGGTCGGCTCGGCGGTCAGAAAGCTCAAGGTCGGCATGTATGTGGTGCTGCCGTTCAACATCGCCTGCGGTTTCTGCAAACAGTGCGAGCGCGGCTTGACCAACTACTGCCTGACCATGCAGCCGGAGCCCTCGGCTGCCGGAGCCGCTTACGGCTTCGCGGACATGGGGCCGTACCAGGGCGGCCAGGCCGAGTTCCTGCGCGTGCCGTACGCGGACTTCAACGCGCTGCGGCTGGGCGAGGACGCCGAAGAGCGTCAGACGGACTACGTGATGCTGGCCGACATCTTCCCCACCGGCTACCACGCCACCGAGATGGCGGGCGTCAAGCCCGGGGACCAGACCGTCATCTACGGTGCGGGTCCCGTGGGGCTGATGGCGGCCTACTCGGCGGTGATCAAGGGTGCTGGACGGGTGTGGGTGTGCGACTTCCACACCGATCGGCTGCGCAAGGCCGAGGAGATCGGCGCCATACCGATCGACATGCGCGAGCAGGACCCGGGCGAGGTCATCAAGGAAGCCACCATGGGGCTCGGCGCCGACAACGGCTGCGAGTGCGTCGGCTACCAGGCCCATGACCCGTCGGGCCACGAGGACGCCTCCCGCACGATGAACAGCCTGATCGAGAACGTCCGCTTCACCGGGTGCATCGGCGTGGTGGGCGTGTTCGTCCCCGAGGACCCGGGCGGCAGGGAAGCCCAGACCCAGATCGGCGACTTCGAGGCCAAGGGCAAGGTGCCCATCGACTGGGGCCAACTGTGGTTCAAGGGCCAGAAGATCGGCACCGGCCAGGCACCGGTGAAGAGGTACAACCGTCAGCTGCGCGACCTGATCGCCGGGGGCAAGGCCAAGCCCAGCTGGGTGGTCTCCCATGAGCTTCCGCTGGACCAGGCCCCCGACGGCTATGACCACTTCGACCGCCGGGACGAGGGCT is from Streptomyces hygroscopicus and encodes:
- a CDS encoding aldehyde dehydrogenase — protein: MKAAVYEGPRNVTVEEKPDPRIEHPCDAIVKITTTNICGSDLHMYEGRTSFEKGRIFGHENLGQVIEVGSAVRKLKVGMYVVLPFNIACGFCKQCERGLTNYCLTMQPEPSAAGAAYGFADMGPYQGGQAEFLRVPYADFNALRLGEDAEERQTDYVMLADIFPTGYHATEMAGVKPGDQTVIYGAGPVGLMAAYSAVIKGAGRVWVCDFHTDRLRKAEEIGAIPIDMREQDPGEVIKEATMGLGADNGCECVGYQAHDPSGHEDASRTMNSLIENVRFTGCIGVVGVFVPEDPGGREAQTQIGDFEAKGKVPIDWGQLWFKGQKIGTGQAPVKRYNRQLRDLIAGGKAKPSWVVSHELPLDQAPDGYDHFDRRDEGWTKVILHPDGSG